A region of Reichenbachiella carrageenanivorans DNA encodes the following proteins:
- a CDS encoding class I SAM-dependent methyltransferase, giving the protein MNNYNRIAWFYDTLAHVIFGGRILHSQKHFLHLLKAEDRVLILGGGAGQVLVAMDHLKIPLTVDFIEPSRQMMKKAQRRVVSGSLLKINYCEEKFQHFETHATYDCVCCFYFLDLFNDHSLTYHLSHISKLMKSSAILLLADFQILPSRKQHAVLSRLMHLFFRITTKLESNQLKDIRAIVAGHGFDCQFHTEYFHQFIFSAAYRLRH; this is encoded by the coding sequence TTGAACAATTACAATCGTATCGCTTGGTTTTATGACACGCTAGCTCATGTGATCTTTGGAGGAAGAATACTTCATTCTCAAAAACATTTTTTACATCTATTGAAAGCGGAGGATCGTGTATTGATTCTTGGGGGAGGTGCTGGGCAAGTACTTGTTGCTATGGATCATTTGAAAATCCCTTTGACAGTGGATTTTATAGAGCCATCTCGTCAAATGATGAAAAAGGCCCAGCGGCGAGTGGTTAGCGGATCTCTATTGAAGATTAATTATTGTGAAGAGAAGTTTCAACACTTTGAGACTCATGCCACTTACGATTGTGTCTGCTGTTTTTATTTTTTGGATTTGTTCAACGACCATAGCTTAACTTACCATTTGAGTCATATTTCTAAATTGATGAAATCGAGCGCTATTTTACTACTTGCTGATTTTCAGATACTACCCAGTCGAAAACAACATGCCGTGCTGTCTCGTCTGATGCATTTGTTTTTTAGAATAACTACAAAACTAGAAAGTAACCAGCTCAAAGACATACGGGCGATAGTGGCCGGTCATGGTTTCGACTGTCAGTTTCATACAGAATACTTCCACCAGTTTATCTTTAGTGCAGCTTATCGACTACGTCACTAG